From Cydia fagiglandana chromosome 24, ilCydFagi1.1, whole genome shotgun sequence, a single genomic window includes:
- the LOC134676200 gene encoding ATP-citrate synthase, with translation MSSKAVYEATGKDLINRHIAPGTALVPCRFATFEQNTVWEDELGKNPWLSKEQLVVKPDQLIKRRGKLGLVGVNKSAGDVRRWLSEHMGKEQAVGAAVGKLRHFIVEPFVKHDANEEMYICIQSGRRTDTILFHHQGGVDVGDVDALAVRLEVAVDTFPTGEDIDRTLLKNIKSASTRRILTTFILSLYRVYVDLYFTYMEINPIVVTNERIYLLDLAAKLDQTADFICAKNWGAVTFPPPFGRDAYPEEAHIADLDAKSGASLKLTILNKSGRIWTMVAGGGASVVYTDTICELGGAAELANYGEYSGAPTESQTADYAKTIFSLMCREKHPNGKVLIIGGGIANFTNVADTFRGIITAIDTYKDALIQYNITIFVRRGGPNYQEGLRQMREVGHRLRIPLYVFGPEANMTSIVGLALGQSPIPKEHQLDYAPKQLPKPTPCPKPKIELPELTHKLLDLVCSQSPTRGELGQPLSTAKPLFSDRTKAIIWGMQNRAIQGMLDFDYICRRAEPSVVAIVYPFTADHKQKYYFGNKEVFIPVFSDMDVAMRKHQEATVLVNFASLRSAYDSTMQAMQHPQINTVVIIAEGIPENMTRKIIKLADARGVNIIGPATVGGIKPGCFKIGNTAGMIDNIVDSKLYRPGSVAYVSRSGGMSNELNNIISKEADGVCEGVAIGGDRYPGTTFIDHLLRFEADPNVKMLVLLGEVGGVEEYHVCRAIKEGRIKKPMVAWCIGTCSDMFTSEVQFGHAGSLAGSALEKAFAKNQGLKSYGVTVPESFDSLGTAVRQVYQKLVQEGKIIVKEEEEPPKVPMDYDWARKLGLIRKPAAFISTICDERGQELTYCGMPISQVLEKQLGVGGTISLLWFQRELPDWACKFFELVLIVTADHGPAVSGAHNTMVTARAGKDLISSVVSGLLTIGDRFGGALDRAAIDFCAAYDKGQHPQEFVNEKRAKGELIMGIGHRVKSINNPDSRVRELKAYVTARWPAWPVTRYALDVEAVTTRKKPNLILNVDGIIAAAMVDLFRHTNLFTTEEGNNYIQMGTINALFVLGRSIGLIGHYLDQKRMKQPLYRHPWDDITYMSPLN, from the exons GCACATAGCGCCAGGGACAGCGTTGGTGCCGTGCCGGTTCGCGACCTTCGAGCAGAACACCGTCTGGGAGGACGAGCTAGGCAAGAACCCATGGCTCTCCAAAGAG CAATTGGTGGTGAAGCCCGACCAGCTGATCAAGCGGCGCGGCAAGCTCGGGCTGGTCGGCGTGAACAAGTCGGCGGGCGACGTGCGCCGCTGGCTCAGCGAGCACATGGGCAAGGAGCAGGCCGTCGGCGCCGCCGTCGGGAAGCTCAGGCACTTCATCGTGGAGCCCTTCGTCAAACACGACGCG AATGAGGAGATGTACATTTGCATACAGTCGGGCAGACGGACGGACACCATCCTGTTCCACCACCAGGGAGGCGTGGATGTCGGCGATGTTGACGCTTTGGCCGTCAGGCTCGAG GTAGCAGTAGACACATTCCCCACTGGAGAGGATATCGACAGGACTCTGCTCAAAAACATCAAGTCCGCCTCCACTAGAAG AATACTGACAACCTTCATCCTGTCCCTCTACCGCGTGTACGTTGACTTATACTTCACGTACATGGAGATCAACCCCATCGTGGTGACCAACGAGCGCATCTACCTCCTGGACTTGGCGGCCAAGCTGGACCAGACGGCGGACTTCATCTGCGCCAAGAACTGGGGCGCCGTCACCTTCCCCCCGCCCTTCGGCCGCGACGCGTACCCCGAGGAGGCCCATATCGCGGACTTGGATGCCAAGAGTGGCGCCAGTCTTAAG TTGACGATACTGAACAAGTCTGGGCGCATCTGGACCATggtggcgggcggcggcgcCTCCGTCGTCTACACCGACACCATCTGCGAGCTGG GCGGCGCCGCCGAGCTGGCCAACTACGGCGAGTACTCGGGCGCGCCCACGGAGTCGCAGACGGCGGACTATGCCAAGACCATCTTCAGCCTCATGTGCCGCGAGAAGCACCCCAACGGGAAG gTCCTGATCATTGGCGGCGGTATCGCCAACTTCACGAACGTGGCGGACACGTTCCGCGGCATCATCACCGCCATCGACACCTACAAAGACGCTCTCATACAGTACAACATCACCATCTTCGTGAGGAGGGGCGGCCCCAACTACCAGGAGGGTCTTAG GCAAATGCGTGAAGTAGGCCACCGGCTTCGCATTCCCCTGTACGTGTTCGGGCCGGAAGCCAACATGACGTCCATCGTTGGCCTGGCGCTGGGCCAATCGCCCATCCCCAAGGAGCACCAGCTGGACTACGCGCCTAAGCAGCTGCCCAAACCTACACCCTGC CCCAAGCCCAAGATCGAGCTCCCCGAGCTGACGCACAAGCTGTTGGACCTGGTGTGCTCTCAATCGCCCACCCGAGGAGAGTTGGGTCAGCCGCTCTCCACTGCCAAGCCCCTCTTCAGTGACCGCACCAAAGCCATCATCTGGGGCATGCAGAACCGCGCCATCCAG GGCATGTTGGACTTCGACTACATCTGCCGGCGCGCGGAGCCGTCCGTCGTGGCTATAGTGTACCCGTTCACCGCCGACCACAAACAGAAGTACTACTTCGGCAACAAGGAGGTCTTCATTCCTG TGTTCTCTGACATGGACGTGGCTATGCGCAAGCACCAGGAGGCGACCGTGCTTGTCAACTTCGCTTCGCTCCGTTCGGCCTATGACAGCACCATGCAg GCTATGCAGCACCCCCAGATCAACACGGTGGTGATCATCGCTGAAGGCATCCCGGAGAACATGACCAGGAAGATCATCAAGCTTGCCGACGCGAGAGGC GTGAACATCATCGGGCCGGCCACCGTCGGCGGCATCAAGCCCGGCTGCTTCAAGATCGGCAACACGGCCGGCATGATCGACAACATCGTCGACAGCAAGCTCTACAGGCCCGGCAG TGTGGCGTACGTGTCCCGTTCAGGCGGTATGAGCAACGAGCTGAACAACATCATCTCCAAAGAAGCTGACGGCGTCTGCGAGGGCGTCGCTATTGGTGGAGACCGCTACCCTGGCACCACCTTCATCGACCATCTGTTGAG ATTCGAAGCCGACCCTAACGTGAAAATGTTGGTGCTGCTCGGAGAAGTGGGCGGTGTGGAGGAATATCACGTGTGCCGCGCCATCAAGGAGGGCCGCATCAAGAAACCCATGGTCGCCTGGTGCATCGGCACATGCTCAG ACATGTTCACCTCCGAGGTCCAATTCGGGCACGCCGGTTCCCTCGCCGGCTCGGCGCTCGAGAAGGCCTTCGCCAAGAACCAGGGCCTCAAGTCCTATGGCGTCACCGTACCTGAGAGTTTCGACAGTTTGGGCACCGCTGTCCGGCAGGTGTACCAGAAGCTGGTGCAGGAGGGAAAGATTATTGTTAAGGAGGAGGAGGAACCTCCGAAGGTGCCCATGGATTACGACTGGGCGAGG AAACTGGGTCTGATCCGCAAACCAGCGGCATTCATTAGCACCATCTGCGACGAGCGCGGCCAGGAGCTCACGTACTGCGGCATGCCCATCAGCCAGGTCTTGGAGAAGCAGCTAGGAGTCGGAGGCACCATCAGCTTGCTGTG GTTCCAGCGCGAGCTGCCGGACTGGGCGTGCAAGTTCTTCGAGCTGGTGCTGATCGTGACGGCCGACCACGGGCCCGCCGTGTCCGGCGCGCACAACACCATGGTCACGGCCCGCGCCGGCAAGGACCTCATCTCCTCCGTCGTCAGCGGCCTGCTCACCATC GGTGACCGTTTCGGAGGCGCGTTGGACCGCGCCGCGATCGACTTCTGCGCGGCCTACGACAAGGGCCAGCACCCGCAGGAATTCGTCAACGAGAAGCGAGCCAAGGGCGAGCTCATCATGGGCATCGGCCACAG AGTGAAATCCATCAACAACCCCGACTCCCGCGTGCGCGAGCTGAAGGCGTACGTGACGGCGCGGTGGCCCGCGTGGCCCGTGACGCGCTACGCGCTCGACGTCGAGGCGGTCACCACGCGCAAGAAGCCCAACCTCATCCTCAACGTGGACGGCATCATCGCTGCCGCCATGGTCGACCTGTTCAGACACACCAACCTGTTCACTAC CGAGGAGGGCAACAACTACATCCAGATGGGCACGATCAACGCGCTGTTCGTCCTGGGCCGCTCCATCGGCCTCATCGGCCACTACCTCGACCAGAAGCGCATGAAGCAGCCCCTCTACCGTCACCCGTGGGACGACATCACCTACATGTCGCCGCTCAACTAA